From a region of the Gossypium raimondii isolate GPD5lz chromosome 10, ASM2569854v1, whole genome shotgun sequence genome:
- the LOC128033874 gene encoding probable aquaporin PIP-type 7a: MAQKPKKPFGFWPPILGGGYLGCPDGGKEEDVRLGANKFLERQPIETAAQTQDDRKTYTETVATSFYDPYELTSWKQIGVQLWDLKASLGILVAPSSTVTVVDRRSHQPGGDIWAVLGKETNHDNCSFLHGDAILGSRMQYWCG, translated from the exons ATGGCCCAAAAACccaagaaacctttcggtttctggCCACCTATCCTCGGAGGTGGCTACCTTGGTTGTCCCGACGGC GGCAAAGAAGAGGATGTTAGATTGGGAGCCAACAAGTTTTTAGAGAGGCAACCTATTGAAACTGCAGCTCAGACCCAAGATGATAGAAAAACCTACACCGAAACAGTAGCAACGTCATTTTATGATCCTTACGAGTTGACCTCTTG GAAACAAATAGGTGTTCAACTGTGGGATTTGAAGGCATCGCTTGGGATTTTGGTGGCACCATCTTC TACGGTGACGGTGGTGGATAGGCGATCACATCAACCTGGCGGTGACATTTGGGCTGTTCTTGGCAAGGAAACTAACCATGACAACTGTAGTTTTCTACATGGTGATGCAATACTTGGGAGCCGTATGCAGTACTGGTGCGGTTAA